The Epinephelus lanceolatus isolate andai-2023 chromosome 12, ASM4190304v1, whole genome shotgun sequence genome segment AAGCTCAGTTTTACCACtgtgaacacaccgcaaagacgaCAGCCGACGGCCACccagcacgtatgttctgcgcctgcctGAGAGGAAACACCCCTCCATACAAGCAGACAGCACtagtctgtgtttgtcattcaaaaagtgaAACCGGAAGATTGTCTTGACGCGACTTagcacatcaacaacacaatccaaaTCTGAAAGAACAGATCAAATTTTTTTTGCCCAGTGTGGTTTTATAGGAGAATCTATGGATTAAATGGAGTCCTTATGGTCTTTGAGGACATTTGTCACAATCATGAATTCAGACAACACAGAGAGGACGACTCAAACTGTGAAGACAGCAGTCAGGAACAGGCTTACAGGTTGGAAACAGGGCGGCAGTCCCAACAGTCAAACAAATccaagaagagaagaagagagcagGAACAGGAAACAGGTGCAGACACAGGAACAGGTCTGAAGACAGCAGCTTCAGGCAGGAAGCAACACTGACAATCTGTCAGGGAATGAGTGGAAACGTGGTGCTTCTAtactgcagggctgatgagggAAAGTGGAAACAGGTGAGTCGTGGCCTTTATGTTCCTCCACAGAGCAGAGATAACAGATACACTGCTGATCAGTGCGGcagaacatcttcatcacctcatcatgACGAGAGCAGAtgttctgctgcagcttctTGGAGGGCTCCACCAGCTTGTGTTTCTGTAATGGAGCCGAGTCACGATGAGGCTGGAGGTGTTTCTCACAGTAAGAGGCCACACACTGCAGACAGGACTTGAAGGCTTTCAGTTTCCTCCCAGTGCAGACATCACAGGCCACATCTTCAGCTCCAGCATAGCAgtgatcagcaggagcagcttggTGTCCAGTCTTCTTCAGTTGCTCCACTAAAACTGCTAACATGGTGTTTTTCCTCAGGACAGGCCTCGGTGTGAAGCTCTGCCTACACTGAGGGCAGCTGTAGATTCTCTTCTCATCCTCTCCATCCCAGAAGCTTTGAATACAGTTGATGCAGTTGCTGTGTCCACAGGGAAGAGTCCCCGGATCCTTCAGTAGATCCAGACAGATGGAACAAGAGAAGGTTTCTCGGTCCAGCTCAACTCCTTTCTGCGCCATTTCAACTCTCAGTGATGGTGACTGTCAAATAGTTTCACTCTCTctgatcagaaaaacaaatctgttgatAGAGACGAGCTGGCttcaggaggagggaggagagggaagtcTTTTCAGGCTTTGCTGCATTCCACAAGGAgtggtgagaggcagggtgtGTTATCTGACATTTACAACAGGCAGTAAGAACAGATTCAAACTACGACACTCAGTTCACACAGTTAGACATTTCATGTTAGTTAAATGTTTCACTTTTTCAAGTAAAGTTAATGCAGTTGTTGGAAACTCGTAGTTCAAAGGATTCAAAAGTCTATcggaaataataattattaaaaatgtttatcGACCATTTTcagtaaaatattcagttttcagCAGCATTCccgaaaaaggaaaaatgatagTCAGTTGATTAAACCAGTCTcatgaaataaaccaaactatCAATGCAGAACTCTGAGCAATAATTAGATAATAGCTATAACCACAGTCACCATATCAGCTGtaaatatacactgaacaaaaatataaacgcaacacttttgtttttgctcccatttttcgtgagctggactcaaagatctaaaactttttctatacacacaaaagaccatttccctcaaatatcgttcacaaatctgtctaaatctgtgttagtgagcacttctcctttgccgagataatccaccccacctcacaggtgtggcatatcaagatgctgattagacagcatgattattgcacaggtgtgccttaggctggccacaataaaaggccactctaaaatgttcagttttatcacacagcacaatgccacagatgttgcaagttttgagggagcgtgcaattggcatgtccaccagagctgttgcccgtgaattgaatgttcatttctctaccataagccgtctccaaccggcctcacaaccgcagaccacgtgtaaccacaccagcccaggacgtccacatccagcatgttcacctccaagatcgtctgagaccagccacccggacagctgctgcaacaatcggtttgcataaccaaagaatttctgcacaaactgtcagaaaccgtctcagggaagatcatctgcatgctcgtcgtcctcatcggggtctcgacctgactgcagttcgtcgtcgtaaccgacttgagtgggtaaatgctcacattcgatggcgtctggcacgttggagaggtgttctcttcatggATGAATCCCTGTTTTCACtattcagggcagatggcagacagcgtgtgtggcgttgtgtgggtgagcggtttgctgatgtcaacgttgtggatcgagtggcccatggtggcggtggggttatggaatgggcaggcgtatgttatggacaacgaacacaggtgcattttattgatggcattttgaatgtacagagataccgtgacgagatcctgaggcccattgttgtgccattcatccacgaccgtcacctcatgttgcagcatggtaatgcacggccccatgttgcaaggatctgtacacaattcctggaagctgaaaacatccctgttcttgcatggccagcatactcaccggacatgtcacccattgagcatgtttgggatgctctggatcgacgtatacgacagcgtgttccagttcctgccaatatccagcagcttcacacagccactgaagaggagtggaccaacattccacaggccacaatcaacaacctgatcaactctatgcgaaggagatgtgttgcactgcgtgaggcaaatggtggtcacaccagatactgactgttttctgacccccccccgaataaagcaaaactgcacatttcagagtggccttttattgtggccagcctaaggcacacctgcgcaatattcatgctgtctaatcagcatcttgatatgccacacctgtgaggtgggatggattatctcggcaaaggagaagtgctcactaacacagatttagacagatttgtgaacaatatttgagggaaatggtcttttgtgtatgtagaaaaagttttagatctttgagtccagctcacgaaaaatggaagcaaaaacaaaagttttgcgtttatatttttgttcaatgTAGAAGGATTTTAGGGTTCTTGACATCCCAGCTGGTCACCAACGTTTTCCAATGTttatatttggttgaattttggTTGTGATGTCTGTttaccaaaattcaatgtcaggacaatGTCTGATGCCAGCGTCAGTTGTTGTCAAACACTGACGACACATGACGCTGATTTTTTGTCGGTTTGAATTTGTGCAGTGAGGTACCCAAAATCCAACATCTTCCAAACATCTCATGTTTTCACCATGAACTGATTGATGACTGATGGATGGATCTGTAGAATATTGTTTTTTGCATTTGATTAATATTTATAGTTTTCTCGCAGCAAATCACACTGAGGTCacttaaactttttattttcatcatgactGTGATTGTGAGGAAAACTGTTGATATTAAATGATGACCTTGAAATCAAAACACTGTGTGGTGTTTATTAGTTGAAATAAAGGAGGTCAAACTAAAGTGTCACCTTCAGTCAGTGAGGATCATGAgccaaacaaacattaataaagacaatcatttcagctttttgtaatttaaaTCATGAAATCCTAGCATGTGTGTAAAGGtgaggtgtcagagaggagtgtgAACACAGGTGCATCACCAGGTGCCATTTTATCACCTCTGTTCTTTTCTCTGTAAACCAATGAGTTGAAACTCAAACACACTGCTGATGATGTGGCACTGGTTGGCCTTCTGTGTGAGGGGGACTCTGCAAAAGGTGGCACATATTTGAATCATGTAgtttctctgcagcagtggtgtgAGGAGAGTGTGTTTAATAAATGTAGGTGAAACCAGGAGCTTCTTTAATCAGCAGCACACCAGACGCTCCTCATACATTTCAACCTTTGACCATCACTGGCTGCCTGATCTTCACACAGAGAGGACTGAGTGTATATTTAAGGAAACCTGAACGTTTAGTGGTCTGACACAATTTAGCACCATGTGTGACACCATGTGTGTTTATTATCAAATGGTTTCATGAGtctaaaaactaaaacatgCAGACAAAGTGAGTGGAGGAGCTTTAACCTCCTCTACCTCCCTGCTTAGCAGGATGAAGGCGCCCTCTTGTGTTGAGCAtcacttttcacatttcactTGTTCACCTGCTGTGATGTTCACTGCAGGAAGACAAGTCCAGAGTTCACTCAGCCTTTGGCAGCTTCACACAACATCAGTAAAGAGACATTTCAATATGTGTAATATCACACTGTGTGCGTCAAAGCCGGCTCTAGCCACTTTGGTGCCCTAGGCGGGATTAGGGTTCGGTGCCCCCACCCCCTAGTTTAACTTTTTTGAAGGAGGATTAGCTATTCTAGCGTTAATATGTCCTGTAGACAAGTTGAATAAATATTGATAGTTGCACTATactttgattatattttgaGTTAGGCCATATTTCCTCTGTAAACTGTATTTGtcatcaaatatattttattgtgctACTTTTACCATAATAATAGAAGTATGGAAGACAGATTTTGGTAATAGATAGTGTTGGTATTCTTGAATGGACTCCTTTTAACAAAGTCAAATATGTGGCaatattgcattcaaatgaaAATTGGGATCTGTGTGCAAGCTACAGTTCCCATTGTTTTCCGTCCCTATGGAgctttataaatgtttaaaggcTTGGCCAACTTACTGACATTGTAAAAATAGACTTTCATAGCCTCCATGTGTGGACAAATGGACGAAAACATTCCAGATGTACAGGCCAGGATGAGTTGCATGTGTAAGTGATGTGAATATTGTGGTAAGAGtatttgtgaatatttgatagaaacaacaaacatgtctctGGATGTGGCCATATTTACAttagaaacatgactgcagcagtAACATACAGTTACAGAACTCACCTGATTCAGGCTGTGTCTCACTGGAAGTCGTGAGGTAGTGAGGTGGTGTGCTGAATCCAGCCGTGCTGCTGCTTGTTGCCTGACTTGTAGCTGGATTCAAACAGACAGTACATCCATACTGTTACACCACTGCTTTAAGTCTGTTGTGTCATTCTACTTCATATAAAGTGAAGCACTGTACAAatagactttattttatttgacctaCATTTACTGTAATTAATAACAAGGTTAACCTGGAACAttcaacagtaataataatgacattataataataatattaataatgataaaaatgacaacatagcAGTGTGTCAGAGACCACAAATAATTGGCTAAACTTACATTCTTCAGCGAGTGGAGGAGGTGTCAGAGAAGGcccctctgcagcagcttctcGGGGCTTCTTGTTCAAAATTTTTCTCAGTGCATCTGGACAGATGTGGAGTAGATTTATCTCTTACTGTACAGTACAAGCAAAACATGTAGCTGCAGCAGACAGACTACTACTTGCACCAGTGATGTGTTCAACATAACATGAATTATTATCTAGTTGTGATTATGAATGACTAAAATAAAAGAGGTTGCACTACAGTTATATTGTCACACTTCCAGCACAATATCTAATGTGCTGAGTAAGAGGAGGAGCACTAAGCAGCCAGAAGTTAACCAGATACAAACAGCAATAAACCAGCTCAGCAGCTTAACTCAATCCTTGGCAGCGATCACATCATTATCTGGGCGCACCTGAGGGCTTGGAGGTCTTTTCATGATGATAACCCAATAATTTGACAATTTATGACCTCTTGTTGTCTGTCAGTCACAACCTACCTACCTGAGATGCGCACAGATAACTCGTCCCACCCCCCTTTCCCACAGTGACATGACTGAGCACGGTGCAGGACAGGTTCAGGGCCAGGtcaaataatgacaaacaacaggggggttgttgttgttgttgtttactttttctttatttgttctttttttcaagaCAGAGTATGAGGAAAGGGCGCCAGTCGTGGCTGCAAATTATTagtagtatttattttattttatttattctgccAGCATTCTTCCCTGCCAGCATGTGGCACCCTAGGCGACTGCCTCTATGGCCGATGCCAAGAGCCGGCCCTGGTGTGCGTTTGTTGACAGGAGTCACACCCTGAAACACTGATGCTGCATTCAGGTCACATGGGAAAGATGGGAGAGATAAGACATAGTATTTGGGAATGTGAGATTTGAGGCTAAACGTTCAAATGTCTCTGATTTGTTGAATTCTGATTAAAGAACATGGAAACACTTGGAACCAAATGTAAAGAATCATATTTTCAtgtcatgattttatgactgGACCTGATATAAGCtgctcatttttacatttgttgttGGAGTTCAGATATTTCACACGTTATAAAAGCTGAGTcactcactgtcactgtggTAGTGTTTGGTTTCCTAGTGTCTCTGTTAGGTGCTGTCTGCTGAGAACATTTCTCCCAGATCGATTCtgtcatatcaacatttatacatgtttaaaatcaaagttttaaaaattaaaatgagacCTCATCAAGCTCAGGAACAAATCATGTTTGTGCTGGCCACATCTgatcaaaacaaagatttaaataACAAATTTCACTTGAATGACTTGTGACGACACAAATTATGATCTGCATCCAAATTTATTTGATGTTcatggacacaaaaacagaaagcaaataCTATTAAATGACTCTTGTTCAGTGATTTCATGTTCAGATTCACTTCATCCACACAAGAATCTCAGCTGTGTACAAGACAATAATGAATGATGTCCTTATTGATTATGATCAGGATCATTTCACTTCTATAAAACCTCATAACAACAACATTTGGTCtgccaaacaaataaatgtgattatacatttctttacagatgaacacaaagacaacaaagtgtggaggataaaggaggtgacacacacaggaaggagcgccacctacacacactcaaacatttaTACAACAACTCAGGAGAAGATGTCAAAGTCCCGCCCAcaatgtttgactgacagctgatctgTGTGCAGTGAAGAAACGCCACAacaatcagctgtcagcaacaaacatggagaccaaacacagagtttaacccttaaatgacttctgactATTTGACTTGACACAACTCAGCTGTGGAATCAGGATGAAGCCAAAGTCCAGcatagagaggctgagtgaatgtggtctggactctgtggaggagagtcatggtttcagagacgctgtagaaggacagaatacctgcacTGTGATCCAGGTACACTCCTACTCTGGAGGACCGAGGACCTGAGACACGAGTTTGGACTTTGTTGTGATAAAAGTTATAACTGTTATTGTCACATCTTAACATCCAAGATTTGTCATTGTGTCCAAATAAACATTCATCCCCCCACCCTGCTCTGCTGATATTCTTGTATGCGACTGCCACATaaactcctcctctccactccacctcccagtaacaacgtCCAGTCAGACTCTCTCTACTCAGGACCTGACAACATCCAGTGAATCTGTCTGGGTGTTTAGAATAAGACTGTTGTTGTCTCATTACTGTCACTTTCCTGTTCCCCTCAGATAATAACAGccatgtgtttgctgtgtttggatcCAGTGTGATGTGACGTGAATATCTGAAGAACTCAGCTCTGGTCTTGGGCTCTGGTTGTGGCAGTAAAACATCCACTTCAGTCCCTGTCAGTGAGGCGTTTGTCCATGTGTCCCTCAGGGCGTCCTGTAGTTTACCTCTGACTCCTGACACAGCCGCTGTCACGTCCTCAAAGTAGTGGCGAGGACGGATGTTGATGCTGGATGAGTGTGTGgcttcactgagtgctgacagTGAGGGGTAGTTGTGTAGAAACTGGGtgtgatcctctgtgtgtgagagctgcttcagctcagcgtctttcctcttcagctcagtgatctcctgctccagcttctcctgaagctctttgactcgactcacttcagtttcctgctgccatctgagctgctgcttcacatcagaGCGTCTTTTCTCCATGAGACGGATCAGCTCAGTGAAGATCTTCTCACTGTGCTCCACTGCTTTATCAGCAGAGCGACTGAtagcctccacctcctgttggagcagcttcacatctttctctgtgtcctggattctctgctggatgttttgtcgactcccctccagctctctctgcctctcagtcctttctgctgcagctgacactgtGTCGTGGCCTTTATGTTCATCCACAGAGCAGAGATAACAGATACACTGCTGATCAGTGCGGcagaacatcttcatcacctcatcatgACGAGAGCAGAtgttctgctgcagcttctTGGAGGGCTCCACCAGCTTGTGTTTCTGTAATGGAGCCGAGTCACGATGAGGCTGGAGGTGTTTCTCACAGTAAGAGGCCACACACTGCAGACAGGACTTGAAGGCTTTCAGTTTCCTCCCAGTGCAGACATCACAGGCCACATCTTCAGCTCCAGCATAGCAgtgatcagcaggagcagcttggAGTCCAGTCTTCTTCAGTTGCTCCACTAAAACTGCTAACATGGTGTTTTTCATCAGGACAGGCCTCGGTGTGAAGCTCTGCCTACACTGAGGGCAGCTGTAGATTCTCTTCTCATCCTCTCCATCCCAGAAGCTTTGAATACAGTTGATGCAGTAGCTGTGTCCACAGGGAAGAGCCACCGGATCCTTCAGTAGATCCAGACAGATGGAACAAGAGAAGGTTTCTCGGTCCAGCTCAACTCCTTTCTGCGCCATTTCACCTCTCAGTGATGGTGACTGTCAAATAGTTTTATTCTCTctgatcagaaaaacaaatctgttgatAGAGACGAGCTGGCttcaggaggagggaggagagggaagtcTTTTCAGGCTTTGCTGCATTCCACAAGGAgtggtgagaggcagggtgtGTTATCTGACATTTACAACAGGCAGTAAGAACAGATTCAAACTAcgacactcagctcacacagtTAGACATTTCATGTTAGTTAAATGTTT includes the following:
- the LOC144465129 gene encoding tripartite motif-containing protein 16-like, whose product is MAQKGVELDRETFSCSICLDLLKDPVALPCGHSYCINCIQSFWDGEDEKRIYSCPQCRQSFTPRPVLMKNTMLAVLVEQLKKTGLQAAPADHCYAGAEDVACDVCTGRKLKAFKSCLQCVASYCEKHLQPHRDSAPLQKHKLVEPSKKLQQNICSRHDEVMKMFCRTDQQCICYLCSVDEHKGHDTVSAAAERTERQRELEGSRQNIQQRIQDTEKDVKLLQQEVEAISRSADKAVEHSEKIFTELIRLMEKRRSDVKQQLRWQQETEVSRVKELQEKLEQEITELKRKDAELKQLSHTEDHTQFLHNYPSLSALSEATHSSSINIRPRHYFEDVTAAVSGVRGKLQDALRDTWTNASLTGTEVDVLLPQPEPKTRAEFFRYSRHITLDPNTANTWLLLSEGNRKVTVMRQQQSYSKHPDRFTGCCQVLSRESLTGRCYWEVEWRGGVYVAVAYKNISRAGWGDECLFGHNDKSWMLRCDNNSYNFYHNKVQTRVSGPRSSRVGVYLDHSAGILSFYSVSETMTLLHRVQTTFTQPLYAGLWLHPDSTAELCQVK